A window of the Chanodichthys erythropterus isolate Z2021 chromosome 21, ASM2448905v1, whole genome shotgun sequence genome harbors these coding sequences:
- the LOC137011375 gene encoding uncharacterized protein isoform X1: MSTQSKSGRRTVLKDNSWIRRNAEEDEPIDHDPNFGKVVLSQQRSVDDVSSKPVEAEKPPVNSGTSISSLSKRFSGSQELLNKSSTTTTNTKSAATVPPSPSKPPVPAKNPVLKTPNTSSFTARVFSGANTSSKTLSPVKPSFGEKFPEVTASQTSNGQDKSSSDGPSASVTVSPAAAPSITAPSTGVKSSAVTTPVKSPSRSESVSVSTLVSTSSTPSAQTTVTNTKTSSWTLDETPATRPAETPSASPKLSDVSYSPSAVTVNSRYTYQTPSAPLDDLADTLLPSLSGGVQSQPVRSQTQVKTVYTESPAASPTLRSPLQTTLESSSRSISSRDVCTVCGKPIAGAERMILEELKIISHTSCFRCALCHCGLGGLEAGMSLWVHRERINCSNCFSKIRGQWYI; the protein is encoded by the exons ATGAGCACACAGTCCAAATCTG GGAGGAGAACCGTCCTCAAAGACAACAGCTGGATCAGACGAAACGCTGAAGAGGACGAGCCCATCGa TCATGATCCTAACTTCGGTAAAGTCGTCCTGAGTCAGCAGAGATCAGTGGATGATGTCAGCAG CAAGCCGGTGGAGGCCGAAAAACCTCCAGTGAACTCTGGGACGTCCATCAGCTCCTTAAGCAAGAG ATTCAGTGGCAGTCAGGAGCTGCTCAATAAGAGCAG CACCACCACGACCAACACGAAAAGCGCCGCGACCGTCCCACCGTCGCCCTCCAAACCTCCGGTCCCTGCCAA GAATCCAGTGCTGAAGACTCCCAACACATCCAGCTTCACAGCGCGCGTCTTTTCAGGCGCAAACACGAGCAGCAAAAC gTTAAGCCCCGTTAAACCATCGTTTGGTGAGAAGTTTCCTGAAGTCACAGCATCTCAAACTAGCAACGG ACAGGATAAGAGCAGCAGCGATGGACCGTCGGCGTCTGTGAC cgTCTCTCCGGCAGCAGCTCCATCAATCACTGCCCCGTCCAC CGGAGTGAAGAGTTCAGCCGTCACGACCCCTGTGAAGAGCCCGAGCCG gagtgAAAGCGTGTCCGTCTCCACACTGGTGTCCACGTCCTCGACGCCGTCCGCTCA GACGACCGTCACAAACACTAAAACATCCTCCTGGACGCTGGACGAGACTCCAGCCACGAGACCTGCAGAGACACCCTCAGCGAGTCCAAAGCTGAG TGACGTCAGTTATTCTCCATCAGCCGTGACCGTGAACTCGCGCTACACCTATCAGACTCCCAG CGCTCCACTGGATGATCTCGCTGACACTTTATTGCCGAGCCTGTCTGGAGGTGTGCAGTCACAGCCTGTCAGATCACA AACGCAAGTCAAGACAGTTTACACGGAGAGTCCCGCTGCATCTCCGACTCTACGCTCTCCTCTACAGACGACACTGGAGTCCTCCAGCAG GTCCATCAGCAGTCGGGATGTGTGTACGGTCTGTGGGAAACCCATCGCTGGAGCAGAGAGGATGATCCTAGAAGAGCTGAAGATCATCAGCCATACGTCCTGCTTCAGG TGTGCCCTGTGTCACTGTGGTCTCGGCGGTCTGGAGGCGGGAATGTCTCTTTGGGTTCATCGGGAGCGAATCAACTGCTCGAACTGCTTCAGTAAAATCAGAG GTCAGTGGTATATCTGA
- the LOC137011375 gene encoding uncharacterized protein isoform X2 gives MSTQSKSGRRTVLKDNSWIRRNAEEDEPIDHDPNFGKVVLSQQRSVDDVSSKPVEAEKPPVNSGTSISSLSKSTTTTNTKSAATVPPSPSKPPVPAKNPVLKTPNTSSFTARVFSGANTSSKTLSPVKPSFGEKFPEVTASQTSNGQDKSSSDGPSASVTVSPAAAPSITAPSTGVKSSAVTTPVKSPSRSESVSVSTLVSTSSTPSAQTTVTNTKTSSWTLDETPATRPAETPSASPKLSDVSYSPSAVTVNSRYTYQTPSAPLDDLADTLLPSLSGGVQSQPVRSQTQVKTVYTESPAASPTLRSPLQTTLESSSRSISSRDVCTVCGKPIAGAERMILEELKIISHTSCFRCALCHCGLGGLEAGMSLWVHRERINCSNCFSKIRGQWYI, from the exons ATGAGCACACAGTCCAAATCTG GGAGGAGAACCGTCCTCAAAGACAACAGCTGGATCAGACGAAACGCTGAAGAGGACGAGCCCATCGa TCATGATCCTAACTTCGGTAAAGTCGTCCTGAGTCAGCAGAGATCAGTGGATGATGTCAGCAG CAAGCCGGTGGAGGCCGAAAAACCTCCAGTGAACTCTGGGACGTCCATCAGCTCCTTAAGCAAGAG CACCACCACGACCAACACGAAAAGCGCCGCGACCGTCCCACCGTCGCCCTCCAAACCTCCGGTCCCTGCCAA GAATCCAGTGCTGAAGACTCCCAACACATCCAGCTTCACAGCGCGCGTCTTTTCAGGCGCAAACACGAGCAGCAAAAC gTTAAGCCCCGTTAAACCATCGTTTGGTGAGAAGTTTCCTGAAGTCACAGCATCTCAAACTAGCAACGG ACAGGATAAGAGCAGCAGCGATGGACCGTCGGCGTCTGTGAC cgTCTCTCCGGCAGCAGCTCCATCAATCACTGCCCCGTCCAC CGGAGTGAAGAGTTCAGCCGTCACGACCCCTGTGAAGAGCCCGAGCCG gagtgAAAGCGTGTCCGTCTCCACACTGGTGTCCACGTCCTCGACGCCGTCCGCTCA GACGACCGTCACAAACACTAAAACATCCTCCTGGACGCTGGACGAGACTCCAGCCACGAGACCTGCAGAGACACCCTCAGCGAGTCCAAAGCTGAG TGACGTCAGTTATTCTCCATCAGCCGTGACCGTGAACTCGCGCTACACCTATCAGACTCCCAG CGCTCCACTGGATGATCTCGCTGACACTTTATTGCCGAGCCTGTCTGGAGGTGTGCAGTCACAGCCTGTCAGATCACA AACGCAAGTCAAGACAGTTTACACGGAGAGTCCCGCTGCATCTCCGACTCTACGCTCTCCTCTACAGACGACACTGGAGTCCTCCAGCAG GTCCATCAGCAGTCGGGATGTGTGTACGGTCTGTGGGAAACCCATCGCTGGAGCAGAGAGGATGATCCTAGAAGAGCTGAAGATCATCAGCCATACGTCCTGCTTCAGG TGTGCCCTGTGTCACTGTGGTCTCGGCGGTCTGGAGGCGGGAATGTCTCTTTGGGTTCATCGGGAGCGAATCAACTGCTCGAACTGCTTCAGTAAAATCAGAG GTCAGTGGTATATCTGA